A genome region from Brassica oleracea var. oleracea cultivar TO1000 chromosome C2, BOL, whole genome shotgun sequence includes the following:
- the LOC106324130 gene encoding uncharacterized protein LOC106324130, protein MSLAMDKTLMALSLDEEDTPFFMSELLGSSLNEHDILDVLEKGVHTFNEWVIVVKRWAKNPPNDYLQYVPIWIQISNIPVNCYTSEALTALRDLVGKTVVVAFDPTKPITQDFIRVQVKFNVANPLRRSKVITLKGGKSAVILFHYERVQKRCFHCQRLNHEKDFYPLVVRQRQEESRLRKEKITESLKKKQSVIPEDDILFGIVDESLVGTDPATGRCKIAKDVLEEMRRYMRDDTGDSRPIKIDRIQQSLREASKDIMTQRSTLRLEAPPMITSDLNKGKGLVFDYCEKSGDSRALSSNSNPEKLLAAFFKAHAAALYQSAPAQRDGNYAPCSSGVVKKRPVVRRKPPKSTRDQQKRGFEHRGTQKRRKGGYGK, encoded by the exons ATGTCGTTAGCTATGGATAAAACACTGATGGCTTTGTCTTTGGATGAAGAAGATACACCATTTTTCATGTCGGAGCTTCTAGG TTCATCTTTGAACGAGCACGATATACTAGATGTTCTGGAGAAAGGTGTTCACACATTCAATGAATGGGTAATAGTGGTGAAAAGATGGGCCAAAAATCCACCGAATGATTATTTGCAGTATGTTCCAATTTGGATTCAGATTAGTAACATTCCGGTTAACTGCTACACCTCCGAAGCGCTTACGGCCCTCAGAGATCTGGTTGGGAAAACAGTAGTTGTGGCGTTCGATCCGACAAAGCCAATAACCCAAGACTTCATTAGGGTTCAAGTGAAGTTTAATGTGGCTAATCCGCTCAGAAGATCAAAGGTTATTACTCTAAAAGGGGGAAAGTCGGCGGTGATTCTCTTCCATTATGAGAGAGTACAAAAAAGATGCTTCCATTGTCAAAGGCTGAACCACGAGAAGGACTTCTACCCGCTTGTGGTGAGACAGAGACAAGAGGAATCTAGGTTGAGAAAGGAAAAGATTACAGAAAGCTTGAAGAAGAAGCAGAGTGTTATACCAGAAGATGACATTCTATTTGGTATCGTTGATGAATCCTTGGTTGGTACCGATCCAGCTACTGGAAGATGTAAGATAGCGAAGGATGTCCTTGAAGAAATGAGGAGATACATGAGGGATGATACTGGAGATAGTCGGCCGATCAAGATAGACAGAATTCAACAATCTCTAAGGGAGGCGTCCAAGGACATTATGACTCAAAGATCAACTCTAAGGTTGGAAGCGCCCCCGATGATTACATCAGATCTTAACAAAGGCAAAGGTCTGGTGTTCGACTACTGTGAAAAATCAGGAGACTCCAGAGCCTTAAGCTCAAACAGCAACCCTGAAAAACTGTTAGCTGCTTTTTTTAAGGCCCATGCTGCGGCTTTGTATCAATCAGCTCCTGCTCAAAG GGATGGCAATTATGCACCATGTTCTTCCGGGGTAGTGAAGAAACGACCAGTGGTGAGAAGAAAACCTCCGAAATCAACCAGAGATCAGCAGAAGCGAGGATTCGAACATAGAGGGACACAAAAGAGAAGGAAAGGAGGCTATGGGAAGTAA